The window AGAGGGTGCTGCTGCCGCGCGTTGCGGTGAAGTAGGGGGCGGGGGCCGCAGCGGCGCAGGACGAAGGCGAAGGAAGGCGCGGCCGGCCTCGCTCACGCGCCCCAGGGGGCGCTCCGCTACGGCTTTACGGCCGACCGCGCCTTCCTTCGCCTTCGTCCTGCGCTGCTGCTCCGCTTTGGTGACGCGCGCGTCAGAGGGGGGTGACGGTGCCTGTGAAGTGGCGGGTGTTCTTGCCCGACCGCCAGCCGTCGTACACGAAGCCCGGCTCGTGGGTCGCGCCCTCGTCTGTGGCCGCGTCGGACGTGTAGCGGATCGATACGTCTACCGTGCCTGGGAGCAGGACCGGCTTGAAGAATTCGACGGTCCACTCGTAGGCCGCGCCGCGTCGTGCCGGCCCGACCTCGGCCAGCGCCCGCGCCGCGGAGTACATGCCGTGCGCGATCGCGCGCGGGAAGCCGAATGCCTTGGCGCCCAGGCTCGACGTGTGGATCGGGTTCAGGTCGCCCGACACTGCGCCGTAGGCCCGCCCGGTCCCGGCGCCGAGCTTCCAGCGTGCGGTCGGCAGAGGCGGCGTCCACTCCTCGCGTGGGGACTCGTCGGCCGGGGTCGCGGCGTCGGCGGGGGTCGCGCCGTCGGACGAGGGCGCGGCGTCCGGGGCCGTGAAGCCCTTGGCCAGGTACGTCGAGACGGCGCGGTAGGCGAGGTCGCCGTCCACCAGCACCTCCGCCACCAGGTCCACCTGGACACCGCGGCGGTGCGGGCGGGCGTCCTGCGACCAGGCCCGCACCTCGACCGTGTCGCCCAGCCGCACCGGGCGGAGCACCCGTGCCGCGTTCTTCAGGTGCACCATCCCGAGCAGCGGCAGCGGGAAGTCGCCGCGCACCATCAGGGCCGTGGCCAGCGGGAACGCCAGCACGTGCAGGAAACCGGCCGGCAGCACGTCGGAGGCCGGCTCCCCCAGCAGGCGCAGGTATGCCGCCAGGTGCGCCGCCTCGCCCGCGGTGTCCACATGCGCGACGCGGTAGGACACCTCGGGCAGGCGGACTGCACCCTTCGGGCGCTTGCTCACACCCCCGGCCACCCCCTTGGCGAACAGCCCGCCCAGCTTCGGCAGCTCGGGCAGGCTGGTTTCGCTGTACGACGCCGGAGCGCCCACCTCGGGCGCGTTCGTCACCTCGTCGGCACTTCCCGCCACTGTCACTTGCCCACCATCGACTGCCCGCACACGCGCAGCACCTGACCGTTCACGCCGCTCGCCACCGGCGACGAAAGGAACGCGATCGCCTCGGCCACGTCGAGCGGCAGGCCACCCTGCTGGAGCGACGGGATGACCCGGCGGGCCACCTCGCGCGTGGCGAACGGGATCGACCGGGTCATCTCGGTCTCGATGAAGCCCGGTGCCACCGCGTTCGCGGTGCCGCCCAGCGCCGCCACGAGCGGCGCGGTGGCGGCCGTGTGGCCGATCACGCCGGACTTCGAGTACGCGTAGTTGGTCTGCCCCTTGTTGCCCGCGATGCCCGACGTCGAGGCGAGCGACACGATGCGCAGCCCCTCCACTCCGGCGGCGAGCAGCTGCTCGTTGATGCGCAGCTGCGCGGCGAGGTTCACCGCGATGACGGAGTCCCATAGGGCGGGCTTCATGTTGGCGAGCAGCTTGTCGCGCAGGATGCCCGCGTTGTGCACCAGGATGTCGAGCCCGCCCAGGTGCTTGGCGGCCGCCAGGATCTTGGTGCCCGCGTCGTCGGCGGTCACGTCGAGCTGCAGGGCGGTGCCCTTGATCTCATTGGCGACGGCGGCCAGCGACTCACCCGCGGCGGGCACGTCCACGACCACCACCTTGGCGCCGTCGCGCGCGAGGGTGCGGGCGATCGCCGCGCCGATGCCGCGAGCGGAACCGGTGACCACCGCCACCTTGCCCGCCAGCGGCTGGTCCCAGTCGACGTCGGCCTGTGCGTCCGACGGGCCGACCGGCAGCACCTGGCCGTCGACGTATGCCGACTTGGCGGACAGGAAGAACCGGAGCGTGCCGAGTGCGGAGGCCGAGTCGACGGCGGCACCGCCGGTCAGCTGCACGCCGTTCGCCGTCGCGCCGCCCCGCAGCTCCTTGCCGACCGAGCGCGTAAAGCCCTCGAACCCGGCCCGGGTCGCGGCAAGCGTCGGGGAGTCGCCCGCCTCGGGCGCCCGGGACACGACGACGACGCGGCCGTTGCCGGCGAGCTTGCGCAGCGTGCCGCCCAGGCTGAGGACCGCCGCCGAGACGGCCTCGGGGGACTCCGCGGACGTGCCGACGAGCACTACACCGCCCCAGCGGACCTCGTCGGCGCCCTCGGTCGAGCGGCGTGCGTCGACGTCCCAGGACGCGAGCGCCTTGGTGATCGTGTCGGCGTCGGCGGCCGAGGCGTCGTCGGACAGCACGAGCACCGGGCCGACGGTCAGCGGGGCGTCGGGCTGGTACCGGCGCAGGATTGCCGGGCGGGGGAGGCCGAGCTGCTTCGAGAGGCTCTTACCGAGTCCGCCGTTCACGAACTTGGTGTACTTGTCAGCCACGAAATTCCTTCCAGTTCTTCAGCGAGGTTCAGGCTCAGGCAATATCTTCTGCCGCCTGAGCCCGGTGCTTCACTTCGGGCGAGTGCCTCGTTCCTCGGCCCTCACCCTCCGTTGCGCTCTGGGCTCAGGCGGACTCGATGATGGCGGTGGCGCCCAGGCCACCGGCGGCGCAGACCGAGATCAGCGCCCGGGCCGGTCGCCCGGTCTCGGCGGCCTTCGCGGCCACCAGCTTGGCGGCGGTCGCGATGATGCGGCCGCCCGTCGCGGCAAACGGGTGGCCCGCGGCGAGCGATGAGCCGTTGACGTTGAGCTTGCTGCGGTCGACCTTGCCGAACGCTCCGTCCAGGCCGAGCTCGGTGCGGCAGTACTCCTCGTCCTCCCACGCGGCGAGCGTGGTCAGCACGGTGGAGGCGAACGCCTCGTGGATCTCGAAGAAGTCGATGTCGTCGAGGCTGAGGCCGTTGCGGGCCAGCAGGCGCGGGACCGCGGCGACCGGGGCCATGAGCAGCCCCTCGTGGCCGTGCACAAAGTCGACGGCAGCGGTCTCGGCGTCCACGAACTTCGCCAGCACCGGCAGGTCGCGCTCCTCGGCCCACTCGCGCGAGGAGAACAGGACCGTGGAGGCGCCGTCGGTCAGGGGGGTGGAGTTGCCGGCCGTCATCGAGGCGGGGGTGTCGAGCGACGAGCCGAACGCCGGCTTGAGCTTCGCGAGCTTCTCCAGCGAGGTGTCGGGGCGCAGGTTGTCGTCGCGGGTCAGGCCCTTGAACGGCGTGACCAGGTCGTCGAAGAAGCCGGTCTCCCAGGCGCGGGCGAGGTTCTGGTGCGAGTTGAACGCGATCTCGTCCTGGGCCTCGCGCGTGATGCCCCACTTGGCGGTGGTGATGGCCTGGTGCTCGCCCATGGAGAGGTGGGTGCGCGGCTCGCCAGTGCTCGGGGAGACGGGGCTCAGGTCCTTCGGGCGGATCTTGAGCAGCGCCTGGAGCTTCGCCCCGGTCGTCTTGGCGTGGTTCGCGTCCAGGAGCGCCGTGCGCAGCCGGTCGCTGACGACGATCGGCGCGTCCGAGACGGTGTCGGTGCCGCCGGCGATCGCGGACTCGATCTGTCCCAGCTTGATCTTGTTGGTCACCGCGATGGCGGCCTCGAGGCCCGTGGCGCACGCCTGCTGCACGTCGTAGGCGGGGGTGGTGGGCGACAGGGACGAGCCGAGCACGCTCTCGCGGATCAGGTTGAAGTTCTTGCTGTGCTTGAGCACCGCGCCGCCGACGACCTCGCCCAGGCGTTCGCCCTGCAGGCCGTACCGGGCGACGAGGCCCTCCAGCGCAGCGGTGAACATGTCCTGGTTGCTGGTCCGGACGTACTTCTTACCGGCGCGGGAGAACGGGATGCGGTTGCCGCCGATGATCACGGCTTCGCGCGTGGACGGTACGGGGGAGGGGGTAGTGGACACGTCGCTGTTCCTTCTCACTTCGTCGTCTGGCGGGTGGCTTCGCTGGGTGGTGCCCAGGACTCACAGTACCTGATACTCTCAGTCTCGTGAGACGAATCACAAGACTTCTAGCGAGTCACGGTGGGGAGGCAGACCGATGAGCATCGGAGTCGACGGTCGTTCGACCCGCTGGGACGATCACCGCACGGCACGTCGGGCGGAGCTCGTCCGCGCCGCGCGCAAGGCCGTGCACCGCCTCGGGCCTGCGGTCTCGATGGACGAGATCGCCTCCGCCGCCGGCACGTCGAAGTCCATCGTCTACCGGTACTTCGACGACAAGGCGGGCCTGCGGCTCGCCGTCGCCGAGACCGTGGTGATGCAGATGCACGACGCCCTCCGTGCCGCCGCGCAGCGCGCGGCGAACCCGGAGATGGCCTTGCGCGAGATGGTACGGGTCTACCTCGAGATGATCGAGAGCTCGCCCAACGTCTACTGGTTCGTCACCCGCACGGCCATCGGCGGCAACGAGCCTGCGCCCATGGAGAGCGGCCGCCGCGGTCGGCGTGCTGCAGCCGACGATGCCGTCGACGCCGCCGCACCGACCACGCCGGTCGACCTGCACCCGCTGGGCGCCTACCTGGACTCGGTGATCGAGCTGGTCGCCGAACCGTTCGCACGGGCCACCGACGTCACGCACGCCGACGCCGCGGCCTGGGCCTCGGGCGCCGTCGGCTTTGTGCGGGGTTCCGGTGAGTGGTGGCTCGGGCACCGCAACGTCGAGACCAGCCCACTGACCCGCGAGGAGCTGACCGAGCGCGTGACGCTCTGGCTCTGGACCGGTCCGGTGGGTGTGCTGCACTCCGACCGCCCTGTCACCAGACCCGCATCAGCCTGA is drawn from Promicromonospora sp. Populi and contains these coding sequences:
- a CDS encoding MaoC/PaaZ C-terminal domain-containing protein, encoding MTVAGSADEVTNAPEVGAPASYSETSLPELPKLGGLFAKGVAGGVSKRPKGAVRLPEVSYRVAHVDTAGEAAHLAAYLRLLGEPASDVLPAGFLHVLAFPLATALMVRGDFPLPLLGMVHLKNAARVLRPVRLGDTVEVRAWSQDARPHRRGVQVDLVAEVLVDGDLAYRAVSTYLAKGFTAPDAAPSSDGATPADAATPADESPREEWTPPLPTARWKLGAGTGRAYGAVSGDLNPIHTSSLGAKAFGFPRAIAHGMYSAARALAEVGPARRGAAYEWTVEFFKPVLLPGTVDVSIRYTSDAATDEGATHEPGFVYDGWRSGKNTRHFTGTVTPL
- a CDS encoding 3-oxoacyl-ACP reductase, with the translated sequence MADKYTKFVNGGLGKSLSKQLGLPRPAILRRYQPDAPLTVGPVLVLSDDASAADADTITKALASWDVDARRSTEGADEVRWGGVVLVGTSAESPEAVSAAVLSLGGTLRKLAGNGRVVVVSRAPEAGDSPTLAATRAGFEGFTRSVGKELRGGATANGVQLTGGAAVDSASALGTLRFFLSAKSAYVDGQVLPVGPSDAQADVDWDQPLAGKVAVVTGSARGIGAAIARTLARDGAKVVVVDVPAAGESLAAVANEIKGTALQLDVTADDAGTKILAAAKHLGGLDILVHNAGILRDKLLANMKPALWDSVIAVNLAAQLRINEQLLAAGVEGLRIVSLASTSGIAGNKGQTNYAYSKSGVIGHTAATAPLVAALGGTANAVAPGFIETEMTRSIPFATREVARRVIPSLQQGGLPLDVAEAIAFLSSPVASGVNGQVLRVCGQSMVGK
- a CDS encoding acetyl-CoA C-acetyltransferase, whose protein sequence is MSTTPSPVPSTREAVIIGGNRIPFSRAGKKYVRTSNQDMFTAALEGLVARYGLQGERLGEVVGGAVLKHSKNFNLIRESVLGSSLSPTTPAYDVQQACATGLEAAIAVTNKIKLGQIESAIAGGTDTVSDAPIVVSDRLRTALLDANHAKTTGAKLQALLKIRPKDLSPVSPSTGEPRTHLSMGEHQAITTAKWGITREAQDEIAFNSHQNLARAWETGFFDDLVTPFKGLTRDDNLRPDTSLEKLAKLKPAFGSSLDTPASMTAGNSTPLTDGASTVLFSSREWAEERDLPVLAKFVDAETAAVDFVHGHEGLLMAPVAAVPRLLARNGLSLDDIDFFEIHEAFASTVLTTLAAWEDEEYCRTELGLDGAFGKVDRSKLNVNGSSLAAGHPFAATGGRIIATAAKLVAAKAAETGRPARALISVCAAGGLGATAIIESA
- a CDS encoding TetR/AcrR family transcriptional regulator, whose translation is MSIGVDGRSTRWDDHRTARRAELVRAARKAVHRLGPAVSMDEIASAAGTSKSIVYRYFDDKAGLRLAVAETVVMQMHDALRAAAQRAANPEMALREMVRVYLEMIESSPNVYWFVTRTAIGGNEPAPMESGRRGRRAAADDAVDAAAPTTPVDLHPLGAYLDSVIELVAEPFARATDVTHADAAAWASGAVGFVRGSGEWWLGHRNVETSPLTREELTERVTLWLWTGPVGVLHSDRPVTRPASA